From a region of the Campylobacter showae genome:
- a CDS encoding suppressor of fused domain protein — protein sequence MTTQEYEAKFSEDDAPGWDAITGALEKIYDPANERHYASRLHASLGGEDYLDGVSIFDSIKGTPHRHLVSFGMSELYYDPQSSQEEFSGWGFEFSMRVAPFADDPGSKSCDDTVVPHEPFWAISLMQNLAKYVYNSKKWFEAYHFIPTNSPLRLNTDTKLVGVAFAPDPVLGGIDTPNGRVEFLQMVGITQRELDWLRKDPTTQRVERLINMMREDNPLLITDLKRTKEYV from the coding sequence ATGACGACGCAAGAGTACGAGGCTAAATTTAGCGAGGACGATGCACCCGGCTGGGACGCGATAACAGGCGCGCTAGAAAAAATCTACGATCCCGCAAACGAGCGCCACTATGCATCTCGGCTGCATGCGAGTCTGGGCGGCGAGGATTACCTGGACGGTGTCAGTATATTTGACTCCATCAAAGGCACACCGCACCGCCACCTCGTGAGCTTTGGCATGAGCGAGCTTTACTATGATCCCCAAAGCTCTCAGGAAGAATTTAGCGGCTGGGGATTTGAGTTTAGTATGCGCGTCGCTCCGTTTGCGGACGATCCGGGCTCAAAGTCCTGCGATGATACAGTAGTCCCGCATGAGCCTTTTTGGGCGATATCTCTTATGCAAAATCTCGCCAAATACGTCTATAACAGCAAAAAATGGTTCGAGGCTTATCATTTTATACCGACCAATTCGCCTCTGCGCCTTAATACCGATACGAAACTAGTAGGCGTCGCCTTCGCGCCAGATCCAGTGCTAGGCGGTATAGATACGCCAAACGGTAGAGTCGAGTTTTTACAAATGGTCGGCATTACGCAGCGCGAGCTAGACTGGCTACGCAAAGACCCGACTACGCAGCGCGTAGAGCGTTTGATAAACATGATGCGCGAGGATAATCCTTTACTAATCACCGATTTAAAGCGAACGAAAGAATACGTTTGA
- the ftsY gene encoding signal recognition particle-docking protein FtsY: MFGFLKKGLDKTLAAIRSSKPADKKISKEILEEILLEADIAYEIVEEVLYYLPPQNEVKKDDLKRLLNTYFIYENEREAKVGKPFVELILGVNGAGKTTTIAKLANLYKNEGKSVILGACDTFRAGAIEQLRQWAIRTDVPIVATQQGHDPSAVAFDVISSAVAKNLDNVILDTAGRLQNQTNLAGELSKIVRIADRAYAGAPHRKILILDGTQGNAGLAQAKAFNDIVSLDGVIITKLDGTPKGGALFGVARELELPILYIGTGETMNDLVKFDPHDFVDTIVDEIYA; this comes from the coding sequence ATGTTTGGCTTTTTAAAAAAAGGGCTTGATAAGACGCTTGCGGCGATCCGCTCGTCAAAACCTGCCGATAAAAAAATCTCAAAGGAAATTTTAGAAGAGATTTTGCTCGAAGCCGACATCGCCTACGAGATCGTCGAGGAGGTCCTCTACTACCTGCCGCCGCAAAACGAAGTAAAAAAAGACGATCTGAAGCGGCTTTTAAATACCTATTTCATATACGAAAACGAGCGCGAGGCAAAAGTCGGAAAGCCTTTCGTGGAGCTTATTTTGGGCGTCAACGGAGCTGGCAAAACGACCACGATCGCAAAGCTTGCAAATTTATATAAAAATGAAGGCAAAAGCGTTATTTTAGGCGCCTGTGATACGTTTAGAGCTGGCGCCATCGAGCAGCTACGTCAGTGGGCTATCAGAACTGACGTTCCTATCGTCGCTACGCAGCAGGGTCACGATCCGTCTGCGGTCGCCTTTGACGTTATCAGCTCGGCCGTCGCCAAAAATCTCGACAACGTAATCCTCGACACCGCCGGCCGCCTGCAAAATCAAACAAATTTAGCGGGCGAGCTAAGCAAGATCGTCCGCATCGCAGACAGAGCCTATGCAGGCGCACCGCACCGCAAGATTCTCATCCTCGACGGTACTCAAGGCAACGCAGGCCTCGCTCAAGCAAAGGCCTTTAACGACATCGTGAGTCTTGACGGCGTCATCATCACCAAGCTTGACGGCACCCCAAAGGGCGGAGCGCTTTTTGGCGTCGCGCGCGAGCTAGAGCTGCCGATACTCTACATCGGCACCGGCGAGACGATGAACGATCTAGTCAAATTTGACCCGCACGATTTCGTAGATACTATCGTGGATGAAATTTACGCCTAG
- a CDS encoding TlpA family protein disulfide reductase — protein MKINLLIIPFLALFLSGCDNENVSDANRTSDATPTTTTSAPTQSQSASTSIEAPFELTLMDESKMTLQKFDKGFKVEGNDEAILFNFFATWCPPCKAEIPHLNNLSDKFKGKLKIVSVLMEDKSKDEIDAFMKKFKINFGISYGENNFLFAKALGGVVGIPYMVLYKPNGEYATHYVGLVPEEMLESDINKVIN, from the coding sequence ATGAAAATAAATCTTTTGATTATACCATTTTTAGCACTATTTTTAAGCGGTTGCGACAATGAAAATGTAAGCGACGCAAACAGAACTAGCGACGCGACGCCGACAACAACCACGTCTGCTCCGACTCAAAGCCAAAGCGCAAGCACAAGCATAGAAGCGCCGTTTGAGCTAACGCTAATGGACGAGAGCAAGATGACGCTACAAAAATTTGACAAAGGCTTTAAAGTCGAGGGCAATGACGAGGCGATTTTGTTTAACTTTTTCGCCACCTGGTGTCCGCCGTGCAAGGCAGAAATCCCGCACCTAAACAACCTAAGCGATAAATTTAAAGGCAAGCTAAAAATCGTAAGCGTATTAATGGAAGACAAGTCAAAAGACGAGATAGACGCGTTTATGAAGAAATTTAAAATAAATTTCGGCATTAGCTACGGCGAAAACAACTTCCTCTTCGCAAAGGCTCTAGGCGGAGTCGTAGGCATCCCGTACATGGTGCTTTATAAGCCAAATGGCGAATACGCCACGCACTACGTCGGACTCGTGCCAGAAGAGATGCTAGAAAGCGATATAAATAAGGTAATCAACTAA
- a CDS encoding 5-formyltetrahydrofolate cyclo-ligase — protein MKRALNLIKEEFRRDAKRILKKEVQISARAKHYKMFKPLLNLLTELKAKRILIFNPLSYEPNCYILRRELAKKYEIFVPFMLGISLEMVKFRLPLVSRTKFGVKEPLSTKIFKKRIDVAIVPTLGVDGNMARIGHGKGFYDRFFANLPYRPTLIFVEILDNFTNEIISEDHDVTCDFYLTPSKIYVKRGIYDRYFNRLRSRCGGRWRRLSHR, from the coding sequence ATGAAACGAGCGTTAAATTTGATAAAAGAAGAGTTCAGGCGCGACGCGAAACGGATTTTGAAAAAAGAGGTTCAAATTTCTGCGCGAGCGAAACACTACAAGATGTTTAAGCCGCTTTTAAATTTGCTAACCGAGCTTAAAGCGAAACGGATTTTGATATTTAATCCGCTTTCTTATGAGCCAAATTGCTACATTTTGAGGCGCGAGCTAGCTAAAAAGTATGAAATTTTCGTTCCGTTTATGCTTGGTATTAGTTTAGAAATGGTAAAATTCAGGCTACCGCTTGTATCTCGGACGAAATTTGGCGTAAAAGAGCCGCTAAGCACCAAGATATTTAAAAAGCGTATAGACGTAGCTATAGTTCCGACTCTCGGGGTGGACGGAAATATGGCGCGAATAGGGCACGGTAAAGGTTTTTACGATAGATTTTTTGCAAATTTGCCTTACCGACCTACCTTGATATTCGTTGAAATTTTAGACAATTTTACTAATGAAATCATATCTGAAGATCACGATGTTACTTGTGATTTTTACCTGACCCCGAGCAAAATTTACGTAAAAAGAGGAATCTATGATAGATATTTTAATCGGCTTAGGAGCAGGTGCGGCGGGCGTTGGCGCAGGCTATCTCATCGCTAA
- the rny gene encoding ribonuclease Y, whose translation MIDILIGLGAGAAGVGAGYLIAKKINDANYNIFLEQAKAKAKAIEFEAERTLKDAKIQVQEAEFEAKKKYDDKTVKLQKEYTQKFEEIGKKEQTLLNEQEILNESRAELEKSRNEAKSVYEEGLGLKASYQAKLQEALKVLEHAAGLTQEEAREEVLKKVEEKSRAEIAHIVRKHEEEAKREAKKRVNYILAQATSRFAGEFAAERLINVVDIKNDELKGRIIGKEGRNIKTLEMVLGVDIIIDDMPHAITLSSFNLYRRAIATRVIELLVQDGRIQPARIEDLHKKVCEEFEASILEEGENIVIDLGLSKIHPEIMKLIGKLKFRASYGQNALAHSLEVAHLAGIIAAETGGDEKLAKRAGLLHDIGKALTHEFEGSHVDLGAEICKRYKEHPVVINAIYAHHGHEEATSVESAAVCAADALSAARPGARREVLESFLKRVEEIENIAKSKEGIKQAYAINAGREIRVIANAKLINDDEAVLVAKEIAAEIESKVQYPGEIKVNVIRETRAIEMAK comes from the coding sequence ATGATAGATATTTTAATCGGCTTAGGAGCAGGTGCGGCGGGCGTTGGCGCAGGCTATCTCATCGCTAAAAAAATCAATGACGCTAACTACAATATATTTTTAGAGCAGGCTAAAGCAAAGGCTAAAGCTATAGAATTTGAGGCCGAGCGCACGCTAAAAGACGCTAAAATCCAAGTCCAAGAGGCTGAATTTGAAGCCAAGAAAAAATACGACGACAAAACCGTAAAACTACAAAAAGAGTACACGCAAAAATTTGAAGAGATCGGTAAAAAAGAGCAAACTCTGCTAAACGAGCAAGAAATTTTAAACGAAAGCAGAGCTGAGCTAGAAAAATCCCGAAATGAAGCAAAAAGCGTCTATGAAGAGGGGCTTGGGCTAAAAGCAAGCTATCAAGCCAAACTGCAAGAAGCGCTAAAGGTACTTGAGCACGCCGCCGGCCTAACGCAAGAAGAGGCGCGCGAAGAGGTACTAAAAAAAGTAGAGGAAAAAAGCCGCGCCGAGATCGCTCACATCGTGCGAAAACACGAGGAGGAGGCCAAACGCGAGGCTAAAAAACGCGTGAATTATATTTTGGCGCAGGCTACGTCGCGATTTGCGGGGGAATTTGCCGCCGAACGTCTGATAAATGTCGTGGATATCAAAAACGACGAGCTAAAAGGACGCATAATCGGCAAAGAGGGGCGCAATATCAAGACCCTAGAAATGGTGCTAGGCGTAGATATCATCATCGACGATATGCCGCACGCTATCACGCTAAGCAGTTTTAACCTCTATAGAAGGGCGATTGCTACGCGCGTGATAGAGCTTTTAGTACAAGACGGCCGAATACAGCCTGCAAGGATAGAAGATCTACACAAAAAAGTATGCGAAGAATTTGAAGCATCGATCCTAGAGGAGGGCGAAAATATCGTCATAGATCTGGGTCTTAGCAAAATCCATCCGGAGATAATGAAACTAATCGGCAAGCTAAAATTTAGAGCCAGCTACGGACAAAACGCCCTAGCGCACAGCCTCGAGGTAGCCCATCTAGCGGGTATCATCGCGGCTGAAACGGGCGGAGACGAAAAGCTAGCCAAAAGAGCGGGCTTGCTGCACGATATCGGCAAGGCCTTGACGCATGAATTTGAGGGTAGTCACGTCGATTTGGGTGCTGAAATTTGCAAACGCTACAAAGAACATCCTGTAGTCATAAACGCCATCTACGCCCACCATGGACACGAGGAGGCAACTAGCGTAGAAAGCGCCGCCGTTTGCGCCGCGGACGCTCTAAGCGCGGCTCGCCCCGGAGCGCGCAGAGAGGTGCTTGAAAGCTTCCTAAAACGTGTCGAAGAGATAGAAAACATCGCAAAAAGCAAAGAGGGTATCAAGCAGGCATACGCGATAAACGCCGGTCGCGAGATCCGCGTCATCGCAAACGCCAAGCTCATAAACGACGACGAAGCGGTGCTCGTAGCCAAAGAAATCGCCGCCGAGATCGAGAGCAAGGTGCAGTATCCGGGCGAGATCAAGGTAAACGTGATCCGAGAAACTAGAGCCATAGAAATGGCGAAATAG
- a CDS encoding lipid-binding SYLF domain-containing protein, with the protein MRKILLAIFCVLALVANDELVLNASNSFTTTMRKNSDAPVKSLLQNAKAVVVFPSITKVGFVLGGMHGKGVMLVGNPYAPSEMMVVDISGGSIGLQVGYENSSLVLFILKDSLVADIKDAKITINADASFAFADTGKFYGRVSDFSFTSDIYAYTDNDGFFAGASFGGAVLAKTSDAPLRMDSYGYNALMGAISKY; encoded by the coding sequence ATGAGAAAAATTTTACTAGCGATTTTTTGCGTTTTAGCGCTCGTGGCAAACGACGAACTCGTGCTAAACGCATCAAATTCTTTTACGACGACGATGCGTAAAAACTCTGATGCGCCGGTTAAGTCTTTGCTTCAAAACGCAAAAGCGGTCGTCGTTTTTCCGAGCATTACTAAAGTCGGCTTCGTACTGGGCGGCATGCACGGCAAGGGCGTGATGCTCGTGGGAAACCCGTACGCGCCTAGCGAAATGATGGTCGTGGATATCAGCGGCGGCAGTATCGGGCTGCAAGTTGGCTACGAAAATAGCTCGCTCGTGCTATTTATCCTAAAAGATAGCCTCGTAGCCGACATAAAAGATGCCAAAATCACGATAAACGCCGACGCATCGTTTGCATTTGCCGATACGGGCAAATTTTACGGTAGAGTGAGCGATTTTAGCTTTACTAGCGATATCTACGCGTATACGGACAACGACGGATTTTTTGCCGGGGCGAGCTTTGGCGGAGCGGTGCTGGCTAAAACTAGCGACGCGCCTCTAAGGATGGATAGCTATGGATATAACGCGCTAATGGGCGCTATCTCAAAATACTAA
- a CDS encoding DedA family protein, whose amino-acid sequence MQEMLTSLSTYGYVIVFLYSLGGGMVAIIAAGVLAHLGKMDITVSIVLAAAANAIGDTLLFYVSRYNRAAVMPYLARHKRKLAFSQILFKKHGNKIIFFKKFIYGLKTLIPLAIGLTKYSFAKFSVINVISAVAWAILLGLGSFWAGEAFERAWDFMGENGWLMPVAMFSLLTLIWVYLQQATKKKGRSE is encoded by the coding sequence TTGCAAGAGATGCTAACCTCGCTATCGACCTACGGGTACGTGATAGTGTTTTTATATTCGCTTGGAGGAGGCATGGTTGCTATCATCGCGGCCGGCGTGCTAGCTCATCTAGGCAAGATGGACATAACCGTGAGTATCGTGCTGGCAGCCGCAGCTAACGCTATCGGCGATACGCTGCTTTTTTATGTCAGCAGGTATAACCGCGCGGCCGTGATGCCGTATCTGGCTAGACATAAACGTAAGCTTGCCTTTTCTCAAATTTTGTTTAAAAAACACGGAAATAAAATAATATTTTTCAAAAAATTTATCTACGGACTAAAGACTCTCATCCCGCTTGCTATCGGGCTTACGAAGTATTCGTTCGCTAAATTTAGCGTGATAAACGTTATTAGCGCGGTAGCTTGGGCGATTTTGCTCGGGCTTGGTAGCTTTTGGGCGGGCGAGGCGTTTGAGCGGGCGTGGGATTTTATGGGCGAAAACGGCTGGCTGATGCCGGTTGCGATGTTTTCGCTACTGACGCTCATCTGGGTATATCTACAACAAGCAACAAAAAAGAAAGGAAGGTCGGAATGA
- a CDS encoding DUF945 family protein, whose amino-acid sequence MKKLLIVLVIIAGVVFGGLKFNANKVEEKYNEALNLIKANGMEVKNSVFEGGLLKSHANYDVVLSKNYINELVSLGEEYGAPEDLTIKIDMNISHGFDSLLGKFEVAGDAEFLNDPYKNFIKEIFDTTRPIKFHADGASGGDKKFVFELVGVQKEQDGNKLNLAKSFLNFDINGEKKITGVSFVNDFIDFASKQGVAIKIKNIDYDVKYETPIEPKMISKALVNSTYKFELGGIDVISGAEALQIGKIASDSKLTVLSDTLTQDDTSTIEKIKYGKYEFKDFLIKTKFSNLDKGAFEDIINAKGEPEAQLAAIMQALDKFIKRAPKLTFENLNFKNVAGKSYVSNFEISIDPDGIDTQNLLENIPTAINFSGKIELDTTPGGFVFGSSEEKEGIDAMLVNGGLFIENGGKYVTIFKYNKRTQDLIFNENLSLKSLLQ is encoded by the coding sequence ATGAAAAAGTTACTCATTGTATTGGTGATTATAGCCGGCGTGGTTTTTGGCGGGCTAAAATTTAACGCAAACAAGGTGGAGGAAAAGTACAACGAGGCTTTGAACCTAATCAAAGCAAACGGTATGGAGGTCAAAAACAGCGTATTTGAGGGCGGTCTGCTAAAGTCGCACGCAAACTACGATGTAGTTTTGTCTAAAAACTACATAAACGAGCTCGTCTCTCTTGGCGAAGAGTACGGTGCACCAGAGGATCTAACAATAAAAATCGACATGAATATCTCGCACGGCTTTGACAGCTTGCTAGGTAAATTTGAAGTTGCGGGCGATGCCGAGTTTTTAAACGATCCGTATAAAAATTTCATAAAAGAGATATTTGATACGACTAGACCTATCAAATTTCACGCCGACGGCGCTTCTGGAGGAGATAAAAAATTCGTCTTTGAGCTAGTCGGAGTGCAAAAAGAACAAGACGGCAATAAGCTAAATCTTGCCAAATCGTTTTTAAATTTTGATATAAACGGCGAAAAGAAAATAACCGGAGTCTCTTTCGTAAACGACTTTATCGACTTTGCTAGCAAACAAGGCGTCGCTATAAAGATCAAAAATATCGACTATGACGTGAAGTACGAAACGCCGATCGAGCCGAAAATGATCTCTAAAGCGCTTGTAAATAGCACTTATAAATTTGAACTCGGCGGTATAGACGTCATTTCAGGCGCTGAGGCGTTGCAGATCGGAAAGATAGCGAGCGACTCAAAACTAACCGTGCTAAGCGATACTCTAACGCAGGATGATACGAGCACTATAGAGAAAATAAAATATGGAAAATATGAATTTAAAGACTTTTTGATCAAAACGAAATTTTCAAATTTAGATAAAGGCGCGTTTGAAGATATTATTAACGCGAAGGGAGAGCCTGAAGCTCAGCTTGCGGCGATAATGCAAGCACTTGATAAATTTATAAAAAGAGCGCCGAAACTTACCTTTGAAAATTTAAATTTTAAAAATGTGGCCGGCAAGAGCTATGTCTCAAATTTTGAGATTTCTATCGATCCGGACGGTATAGATACTCAAAATCTGCTCGAAAATATCCCGACCGCTATAAATTTTAGCGGTAAAATCGAGCTTGATACGACGCCTGGCGGGTTTGTATTCGGCAGCAGCGAGGAAAAAGAGGGGATAGATGCTATGCTCGTAAACGGCGGACTATTTATAGAAAACGGCGGCAAATACGTAACTATCTTTAAATACAATAAAAGAACGCAAGACTTGATCTTTAATGAAAATTTATCCTTAAAATCTCTTCTTCAATAA
- a CDS encoding penicillin-binding transpeptidase domain-containing protein, which produces MNQRKSKTIALFAFILFFICIFLAVIFYRANIERRLPKLETSDINTALRGNIITKDGFSITGSQKLYKVMIDTRNIDPDKKDLFIKLYCIYSGDDIKRVTKIINSQKGAVTLSYKIDAKGAAYLQELSKKLYRKKIFIPYEDPNTGAAILRNMSIIESGESRQYVAADALTPMIGYVKKVEKDGITKTEGVKGVEKAYEYYISSIQDAKLLGPKDIGNNIILTSDSNLANRVDGYDIILNASLKFQTRLEQIIDEKKEFLNAKEIIVGVMDSKTGGLLALASTSRYSPSNIRKQDYKSLNSSATEYAYEVGSVFKPFIFALLLANDKINPLERINTYNGVYQLGKRTIKDTHPEPFLTAEDIIVYSSNIGMIQIAQRLDGSQIYSGLLNFGFTQKTGIDMPYEQIGNMPPVAKLNSQIYKATISYGYGLQATFIQLLKAYNVFNNKGVMVTPKVVDSLYKDGKFFVVNDPKPVEAISQEAAERMKRILIKTVEIGTGKRAKVEGLEIGGKTGTAHIATTGGYANTYNGSFFGFVNDSQGNSYTIGVLAREPKKPYYYFGAQSALPTFRAAVELMVEEGFLKPDENLTAPEQAAPPAENTEKKTTNSNSKSKQKKN; this is translated from the coding sequence TTGAATCAGCGAAAATCAAAAACAATCGCTTTATTTGCGTTTATTTTATTTTTTATCTGCATATTTTTGGCAGTTATCTTTTACCGCGCAAATATCGAAAGACGCCTGCCAAAACTGGAAACCAGCGACATAAACACAGCCCTACGCGGCAACATCATCACAAAGGACGGATTTAGCATCACCGGTAGCCAAAAGCTCTACAAAGTGATGATAGATACTAGAAATATCGACCCCGATAAAAAAGATTTATTTATCAAGCTTTACTGCATATATAGCGGCGACGATATCAAGCGCGTAACTAAAATCATCAACAGCCAAAAAGGCGCCGTTACGCTATCCTATAAGATCGACGCCAAGGGTGCGGCCTATCTGCAAGAGCTATCAAAAAAGCTGTATAGAAAAAAAATCTTTATCCCGTATGAAGACCCAAACACCGGAGCTGCGATACTGCGTAATATGAGCATAATAGAAAGCGGCGAAAGCAGACAATACGTTGCCGCCGACGCACTCACGCCGATGATAGGCTACGTAAAAAAGGTCGAAAAAGACGGCATCACCAAAACAGAGGGCGTAAAAGGCGTAGAAAAAGCCTACGAATACTACATCTCCTCGATCCAAGACGCCAAACTGCTAGGCCCGAAAGACATCGGAAACAACATCATCCTTACGAGCGATTCAAATTTGGCCAACCGCGTGGACGGATACGATATCATCCTAAACGCCTCGCTTAAATTTCAAACCAGACTAGAGCAAATCATCGATGAAAAGAAAGAATTTCTAAACGCAAAAGAGATAATCGTAGGCGTCATGGACTCAAAAACGGGCGGTCTGCTAGCACTTGCCAGCACCTCTAGATATAGCCCCTCAAACATCAGAAAACAAGACTACAAGTCGCTAAACTCCTCGGCAACGGAGTACGCATACGAGGTCGGCTCGGTTTTTAAACCGTTTATTTTTGCCCTCCTTTTAGCAAACGACAAAATCAATCCGCTCGAGCGCATAAACACCTACAACGGCGTCTATCAACTAGGAAAACGCACGATAAAAGATACGCACCCAGAGCCCTTCCTCACAGCCGAAGACATCATCGTATATAGCTCAAATATCGGCATGATACAAATCGCCCAGCGCCTAGACGGTTCCCAAATTTATTCAGGCCTTCTAAATTTCGGCTTCACGCAAAAAACAGGCATCGATATGCCATACGAACAGATCGGAAATATGCCGCCGGTAGCCAAGCTAAATTCGCAAATTTACAAGGCCACGATCAGCTACGGATACGGCTTGCAAGCGACTTTTATCCAGCTTCTAAAGGCGTATAACGTATTTAATAATAAAGGCGTAATGGTGACGCCAAAAGTCGTGGACTCGCTCTATAAAGACGGCAAATTTTTCGTCGTAAACGACCCAAAGCCAGTCGAAGCCATAAGCCAAGAAGCAGCCGAAAGAATGAAGCGCATCCTAATAAAAACCGTCGAGATCGGCACCGGCAAAAGAGCAAAGGTGGAAGGTCTAGAAATCGGCGGAAAAACAGGTACCGCACACATAGCCACGACCGGGGGCTACGCAAATACCTACAATGGCTCGTTTTTCGGATTTGTCAACGACTCGCAGGGCAATAGCTATACGATCGGGGTTTTAGCCAGAGAACCAAAAAAACCGTATTATTATTTCGGCGCCCAAAGCGCGCTACCGACCTTTAGAGCAGCCGTAGAGCTAATGGTAGAAGAGGGATTTTTAAAGCCCGATGAAAATTTGACCGCGCCTGAGCAAGCCGCGCCGCCAGCAGAAAATACAGAGAAAAAAACCACAAACTCAAATTCTAAAAGCAAGCAAAAAAAGAATTAA
- the fliE gene encoding flagellar hook-basal body complex protein FliE, with protein MTNIDKIGSVASPFEKKEANTLQNQKGELNFGDVLDSSLKELNEIQINADKAIADLATGEVKDLHQAAIAIGKADTSMKLMLEIRNKALSAYKEISRTQI; from the coding sequence ATGACAAACATAGATAAAATCGGCTCGGTTGCTTCGCCGTTTGAAAAAAAAGAAGCAAATACTCTGCAAAATCAAAAAGGCGAGCTAAATTTCGGCGACGTGCTAGATAGCTCGCTAAAAGAGCTAAACGAGATACAAATCAACGCAGACAAAGCCATCGCCGATCTAGCAACGGGCGAGGTAAAAGACCTGCACCAAGCCGCTATCGCTATTGGCAAGGCCGACACGTCGATGAAGCTTATGCTAGAGATCCGCAATAAGGCTCTAAGCGCGTATAAAGAAATCTCAAGAACGCAAATTTAA
- the flgC gene encoding flagellar basal body rod protein FlgC — translation MSNYLNDFDISGYGLSAQRFRMNVISSNIANANTVRTAEGGPYRRREVIFKAVDFDSVLNDEVAKKHNLLEYENPLDDKFYTKDAKPAIMSVVVDKIVRDDKDFKLKYDPSHPDADARGYVAYPNINPVIEMADLIEATRAYQANVSAFQSAKTIAQSALELLQG, via the coding sequence ATGAGTAATTATTTAAACGACTTTGATATCAGCGGATACGGACTAAGCGCACAGCGCTTTAGGATGAACGTCATTAGCTCCAACATCGCCAACGCAAACACCGTGCGAACGGCGGAAGGCGGTCCGTATAGACGCCGCGAGGTGATATTTAAGGCGGTTGATTTTGATAGCGTACTAAACGACGAAGTGGCAAAAAAACACAACTTGCTCGAATACGAAAATCCGCTAGACGATAAATTCTATACAAAAGACGCAAAACCTGCTATAATGAGCGTCGTAGTTGACAAGATAGTGCGCGACGACAAGGATTTTAAGCTAAAATACGATCCGTCTCACCCCGACGCCGACGCGAGGGGCTACGTAGCGTACCCAAACATCAATCCCGTCATCGAAATGGCGGATCTGATCGAAGCTACGCGCGCCTATCAGGCAAACGTTTCGGCATTTCAATCGGCTAAAACGATCGCTCAAAGCGCGTTAGAATTATTACAAGGTTAA
- the flgB gene encoding flagellar basal body rod protein FlgB, with protein sequence MFAGIQTSKSKPLVESALASRNLRQQMISSNIANIDTPFYKARDIAFEAALSQTAQEIYGKDENKILKLAQTDGAHFPRVDFPASNGATIFLRDGHMARNDANTVDLDVETTELSKNAIMITALDRAMRQSGQIFKNVVDASSKI encoded by the coding sequence ATGTTCGCAGGCATCCAAACCTCAAAATCAAAACCGCTCGTAGAAAGCGCGCTGGCAAGCAGAAATTTACGCCAGCAGATGATTTCTAGCAACATAGCAAACATCGATACGCCTTTTTACAAAGCCCGCGACATCGCGTTTGAAGCGGCTCTGTCGCAAACGGCGCAAGAAATCTACGGCAAAGACGAAAATAAAATTTTAAAACTCGCGCAAACGGACGGCGCGCATTTTCCTCGCGTGGATTTTCCGGCATCAAACGGGGCAACGATATTTTTACGCGACGGGCATATGGCGCGAAACGACGCAAACACCGTCGATCTAGACGTCGAGACGACCGAGCTTAGCAAAAACGCGATAATGATAACCGCGCTTGATCGCGCCATGAGGCAAAGCGGCCAGATATTTAAAAACGTGGTTGATGCCAGCAGCAAAATTTAA